From Camelina sativa cultivar DH55 chromosome 5, Cs, whole genome shotgun sequence:
TATTTAAGTCTGATATAAGGGAGATATAGCTAGAGACTAGAGTTAAATTAACATAAACATAGTGAAACACCTTCCTATAGCAAATTTATGAAATTCTTTCCgttaatttcaattttcttttaagttaAACTTAACGACACCTGaccaattaattaaacaaaaaaacaaaaacaagttcaACTTGCAACAGAGTAAATTTTTCTATAGGTTAAGGggcatttttttttagtttgtccAGAgcatgtaatatgtttaagccgGCACTGCGTCGCCGAAATCTTTACTATGGATGGTAGAGAGCCACAACTTCGACACGGATCGGAGACTGGATAAGAAAGGCGTCGGCGAAATCTTTACTATGGATGGTAGAGAGCCACAGCTTCGACACGGATTGGAACCTCATGACAGATTTAGCCGGAAGCCTCGATAGTATCTCGAAGGTGAGCTTAAGAAGAAAGGTTGTCATGGAGTTTCCAGCATGGTCTAGGTTAAGTGATGTACACGGTTGTGAATCTTGCATTGCGGCGTGGTAGTGATTGCCCTAGAAACATAatatcccatatatatatatatatatatatatatatatatatatatatatcacacaaggcatttttcacttctttcttaattagaaaaatggaaagtttcagTGCAAACCGCTTAATTAGAAGACGTGATCGGAAATGGAAAGTTTTCTTTGTGGcgttttctttcttaattagaaaatggaaagtttccaatgGATGAtcggtcttttttttttcttttttctttttagtttcaatttttgtttactttttttttcactacAGAAATTGCCAAATTGGAAAGTGTTACTGTGCTATACATGCATGAACTTTTTTGTATACGCAAATATTTTTTGTGCAATTTTGTTatcaatcaaactatcaaagTATGTATACCCCTAAATGTTACTAATTATCGTTTTCAAGAATATTAGCAATTATCATTAAATAACATACTTTTCTCAAATCAAACTGAAGCTATAAATGTGCCACAATCGtaaaatcaaattgaatttatgattttgttttgcttgtttcataCTCTCAAATTAGCCTGAGGAAATTGATTTATTGACCGACAAAAATAAGCAAAGTCGTCCGGTTTCACTTAATAACGAATATAAGGATAAGAATAAATCTGATAAAACCAAAACGCAGACAAACTTTGTTCCATTCCTAATGGTAGAGACGTAGAGTGAAGAATGGAAACAAAGCATGTCCCATCATTGATGGTTAGCTCGCATGTTTGTGGCTTCATATTATTAGCTCtatctttaaaaatatcttttgcTGTGAAATTTGCCTATGCGATCGATCATAGAGATCATTAGAGCTTCTCCAACGGTTAGGATGttattttgaggttttttaatttttttaaggatatattttgtactttttggaAATAAGAACTTGTGAAagactaattaaaattttgctaCTCCAATGGTGAAGCTCTTATTggattcttaattttgaaaaaaaatattatttatgaaatgaaattattttaagtAAAACATAATTCTACTCTTTAGTGAGAATCTGACACAAGAAAGAGTGCAGCTTCATACTTTGTTGTTATGTATCCGAATTTGGAGGAGCTGTATTTCCTATGTACTCCTGTTAGTTTATCCGTTGCAGCTTTCTGATGCAGCCTAACCATTCTTCTACAACATTCTctgcaacaacaaacacaaatcgACTCAAAGATCAGTTTATGTATGTGATTTCGTTATGAAGATCAATCTTTTAGGATTTCCTTTTGTGCAAATGGATAATAATGACTTACAGGAGCTGATGTTCTGAGTAGTGACTGTGGAATTCACAAGTGTTGTTCCATTCACTGAAGCCATGGATTGTAGATTGAGCTGTGTACACTGCAGTGGCGGCTAGCAAGGATGGTGAATACTGAAGCATTTCGTAGTCCACAAGGGCAAGCTCGATCAAGAACGACGCCAAGATCTCAAGCTGTTTCAAGTAAAGAAGATAGTTGTAATTCATAATGTTTGATGAGTATCTGTTAAATTACGAACAAGTCACTGATAGATTAACTGATTCACcttctttgtctcttcttgAGGTCTGCACATATTCAAAAACAATCTCAGATCTTCTCTCTTTACTcagccaaaaacaaaatcaggtCTGCACATAAGTTAATGTAGTGAGATAAACCTCTTCTCTTGTTAACAACGCAAGGATAAGCTTTTGAACCAACGAGATTCTGGTTAATCACACTCAAAGCTCCTCTCCTGTTCTGTCTCTTCATCTCTATTCCGACTTTTCTGCTTctcgtatcatcatcatcatctgacaaaaaaaaccagaagaaaaaaatcagactttttcatgtttttgaaaCCGTAGAATTCTGTGATTCTCTATCAAACTCGTTTTGTCAAACTACCTTCAAGATGAACTCTATAATATGTTTGGCAACGAGATTACGATTAGTCTCTGGATTAACCATTCTTTTTTCTCGATTTGGATAGTGTTCCCTGGAGAAACACTAACCTGGCAAACCAGTAAACTTAATCGTCATGATGATCAGATTAATTCCAATCTCCTACTCTCAAACAATAGACAAGACCGATGGAATCAAACAATATATGCCTAAACTCATCTTCAATCATGGATAATTTCATTAATCCTAAGTTTAATCATCATGcctatcatataaataaattaagatatgaagaaccctaattttcaaaatcaaataccCAAATCTCTAAACAACTAAttcatacaaacaaaaatagaaacgtACCATGACAAAGACAATTGTATAAGCCTCGATTTGGTGAAGGAGACTCGTCGTTTTCCATGAATCGACTGGCCGATTCGCTGACCACAGTCGACGTTGAAACTCGGCGACGGTGGAGATGATGTTAAAACGTCTGATCACCTCAGATAACCATACATCTCCTCCGATTATCGTTCTGATGGTCGATCTCACAGAGATATTATCGGgacatagagagagaaaaaggaagaaaaatgagttgatataattttttttttaagtattaaaaCATCATCGAACAAGAAGCTGACCCGTATCAATAAGAGCTGCCTCTTTTTGATCCGAAATTAGAATTGCCTTTTATTCTTTTCTGtgttttttgatttattttttgccCAATTTTAACATAAGAGGTTTGATAAAAGGCCCCGTTGGAGAAGCTCTTAGGCATCGTTATAGGTGAGAGATGTTGTGTCACTTCTgttccaaacaaaaatatatgctaATCATTACTATTGTTTTTGAGGCGGTTGCATGCATCTACGATAGTCTAATGGCGGTTGCTTAATTTAATATTGATGGTTGTGAATCGtgatataatatttctttatgAAAGTACTGTTTATGATATCTACAACGATACTTTTAGacattttggattttggaagtTGGGCTATTGATATCTGCGTAGCTTAAGCTAAGCTACGTGTCTCTTGTCCACATTTCTCCTTGTACACAAGTAATTATTAGACCATGCTGACATGACAATATGGATTTATTGACCGATAAAATAAACAGTCTGGTTTCGCTTGATACCGAATTAAAGATGCTAATTAAttgaataaaactaaaaagcaGACAAACTTGCACCATTCGTAGtgatagtagtagtagtagcagcagCTAGCAGTCTTTGTTAACAGGCCCGGGCCACCCATAAAACAGCCAAAGCATTTGCTTTACGCTACACATTATAGGCAATTTTTGAGGGCTACATCTTTAAAAGATTAAATAGGTCAGATGTCTATGTGTTTTGCAAATATATATCAAGACTATGGTTCGAGCCTTCTCTCCtgcatttttttataatacgTTTTTCTCCCCCTTTTACAGTTATATCTAttacgtttttatttttctttcttttttacgtTTTTAGagttgtcaaatttttttaattaattttgtttaattactatttttaacaataaaatctccaaatattaaattctactagatatttaaatattcaacttcttcaaataaaactaaaactaaataaatttacaCAAGAACATCGATCATTGCTGCTGCTGggtaagtttttgttttttctcctcctt
This genomic window contains:
- the LOC104784804 gene encoding cyclin-B2-2-like isoform X1; amino-acid sequence: MCRPQEETKKLEILASFLIELALVDYEMLQYSPSLLAATAVYTAQSTIHGFSEWNNTCEFHSHYSEHQLLECCRRMVRLHQKAATDKLTGVHRKYSSSKFGYITTKYEAALFLVSDSH
- the LOC104784804 gene encoding cyclin-B2-2-like isoform X2; the protein is MENDESPSPNRGLYNCLCHDDDDDTRSRKVGIEMKRQNRRGALSVINQNLVGSKAYPCVVNKRRDLKKRQRSLRSWRRS